The genomic region CCGTCGCTCCCGCCGAAACCGCCAACGCGCGTCGGAAGCGTGCTTGCTGCGGGATTGGCGGTTCGTCCGGCGAGCGAAAGCGTCGCTTCGATGTTGTCGGCCGTCGCAAGACGGTCAGCGAGCGTTGCCGCTTCGGTTGTTCCGCCGAGGAGCAGGATGCGCGGCGGTGTCGTAGTGATCGCTTTTGTCATGTGAGCGCAATGCCATGAGCGGACGCTGGTTGTCCATCATCGGAATCGGCGAAGACGGGCGTGCGGGGTCGAGCGCGGCGGCGCTTCGCCTCGTCGATGGAGCTGATCTCATCATCGGCGGGCGTCGACATCTTGATTTGATTGGCGACACGCGCGGCGAAAAAGCGGAATGGGAAAAACCGCTCGAAGCTACTGCCACGACGATCCTGGCGCGGCGCGGTTCGCCGGTCGTGGTGCTCGTTTCCGGCGATCCGTTCTGGTTTGGTGCTGGCGCGACGCTCGCGCGGTCCATTCCGCTTGATGAGATGCTGGTGGTGCCGTCGCCGTCGAGTTTTTCAATTGCGGCAGCGCGGCTCGGCTGGCCGCTGCAAGAGGTGACAACGCTTGGTCTCAATATGCCTGGGTACACGCCTCTCGTCCGTCGCCATGTGCATCATGGGCGCCGCATTCTCGCGCTGGCGCTGAATGGTACTACGGCAGGCGAAGTCGCGGCATTGCTGACGACGGCTGGGTTTGGACGCAGCGAGATGATCGTGATGGAGGCGCTTGGCGGCAGCCGCGAGCGCATCCGACGGACGACCGCCGATACTTTCGATTTCACGAGCGTCGATCCTTTGAACATCATCGGCATCAACGTGGTCGCGGGGTCGGATGCACGGGCGATCCCCTACGCGAGCGGGTTGCCTGACAGCTATTTCGAGAATGACGGGCAGTTGACGAAACGCGAAGTCCGCTCGGTTACGCTGTCGTCGCTCAGGCCCGGTGCGGGCGAATTGCTGTGGGACGTCGGCGCAGGAAGCGGCTCGATCGGAATCGAATGGATGCTCGCACATCCGTCGAACCGGACGATCGGCATCGAGCGTGATGAAGCGCGC from Hyphomicrobium sp. MC1 harbors:
- a CDS encoding bifunctional cobalt-precorrin-7 (C(5))-methyltransferase/cobalt-precorrin-6B (C(15))-methyltransferase, with product MSGRWLSIIGIGEDGRAGSSAAALRLVDGADLIIGGRRHLDLIGDTRGEKAEWEKPLEATATTILARRGSPVVVLVSGDPFWFGAGATLARSIPLDEMLVVPSPSSFSIAAARLGWPLQEVTTLGLNMPGYTPLVRRHVHHGRRILALALNGTTAGEVAALLTTAGFGRSEMIVMEALGGSRERIRRTTADTFDFTSVDPLNIIGINVVAGSDARAIPYASGLPDSYFENDGQLTKREVRSVTLSSLRPGAGELLWDVGAGSGSIGIEWMLAHPSNRTIGIERDEARAARAMRNAVALGVPHLEIEIGAAPDALRELAAPDAVFIGCGTAGGAVIEACWAALKPGGRIVANAVTIESELGLLAAYHGHGGTLTRLSVERAEPVGSRTTWRPALPIMQWVAQKPAGAS